A genomic region of Clavibacter michiganensis subsp. insidiosus contains the following coding sequences:
- a CDS encoding molybdopterin-dependent oxidoreductase, which produces MTRAALRWWSAFLGVVAALAVLAVAEIAAAFVAPAASPVLAVGALVIDLVPAGVKDTVIALFGTGDKVALLVVLGLVVLAAAALAGILQVRRPPLGVVVLALFAGVAVLAATTRAGATGAAAIPTLVGMIAGVFLLHRGADRLRDWRDAADRAATSSVAVAEPVRGITRPAARAPLTPGAGSRVERRTFLLMTVVAGVTSVVAGSVARGLNAAAARVDDFRRTLVLPRAATPAAAIPATAELGVPGLAPFLTPATDFYRIDTALQVPSVDAASWRLRITGMVEEEVEITFAELLALPLEEHVTTLTCVSNEVGGNLIGNALWLGYPIRLLLERARPTAGADMVLSTSQDGWTASTPLEALTDPDRASILAVGMNGEPLPQQHGFPVRMVVPGLYGYVSATKWVTELKVTTFAEDVAYWSTRGWTERGPIKTGSRIDTPRSGARVDAGRTAIAGMVWAQHTGIQKVEVRVDEGDWVEATLGDGVGTDTWRQWSYAWDATSGSHSVEVRATDTTGATQTSDEAPPAPDGATGWHRISVGVGVGVG; this is translated from the coding sequence GTGACCCGCGCGGCCCTCCGCTGGTGGTCCGCGTTCCTCGGCGTGGTGGCGGCGCTCGCCGTGCTGGCCGTCGCCGAGATCGCCGCCGCGTTCGTCGCCCCGGCGGCGAGCCCGGTGCTCGCGGTCGGCGCCCTCGTCATCGACCTGGTGCCCGCGGGCGTCAAGGACACCGTGATCGCCCTGTTCGGCACGGGCGACAAGGTCGCGCTCCTCGTCGTGCTCGGCCTCGTGGTGCTCGCCGCGGCCGCGCTCGCCGGGATCCTCCAGGTGCGCCGCCCGCCGCTCGGCGTGGTGGTGCTCGCGCTCTTCGCCGGCGTCGCCGTGCTCGCCGCCACCACACGCGCCGGGGCCACGGGCGCCGCGGCGATCCCCACGCTCGTCGGCATGATCGCGGGCGTCTTCCTCCTGCACCGCGGCGCCGACCGCCTCCGCGACTGGCGCGATGCCGCGGACCGCGCGGCGACCTCATCCGTCGCGGTGGCCGAGCCCGTGCGCGGCATCACCCGCCCGGCCGCGCGCGCCCCGCTCACCCCGGGCGCCGGCTCCCGCGTCGAGCGCCGCACCTTCCTCCTCATGACGGTCGTGGCGGGCGTCACCTCCGTCGTCGCCGGATCCGTGGCCCGCGGCCTCAACGCCGCCGCCGCCCGCGTCGACGACTTCCGCCGCACCCTCGTCCTCCCGCGCGCCGCGACGCCCGCCGCCGCGATCCCCGCGACCGCCGAGCTCGGCGTGCCCGGCCTCGCGCCGTTCCTCACCCCCGCGACCGACTTCTACCGCATCGACACCGCGCTGCAGGTGCCGTCGGTCGACGCGGCCTCGTGGAGGCTCCGCATCACGGGCATGGTCGAGGAGGAGGTCGAGATCACGTTCGCCGAGCTGCTCGCCCTGCCCCTCGAGGAGCACGTCACCACCCTCACGTGCGTCTCCAACGAGGTCGGCGGCAACCTCATCGGCAACGCGCTGTGGCTCGGCTACCCCATCCGCCTGCTGCTCGAGCGGGCCCGCCCGACCGCGGGCGCCGACATGGTGCTCTCGACGAGCCAGGACGGCTGGACCGCGAGCACGCCGCTCGAGGCGCTCACGGATCCCGACCGCGCGTCGATCCTCGCGGTCGGCATGAACGGCGAGCCCCTGCCGCAGCAGCACGGCTTCCCCGTGCGGATGGTCGTGCCCGGCCTCTACGGCTACGTCTCGGCGACCAAGTGGGTCACCGAGCTCAAGGTCACGACCTTCGCCGAGGACGTCGCCTACTGGTCGACGCGCGGCTGGACCGAGCGCGGCCCCATCAAGACCGGCTCGCGCATCGACACCCCGCGCTCCGGCGCGCGCGTGGACGCGGGGCGCACCGCGATCGCCGGCATGGTTTGGGCGCAGCACACCGGCATCCAGAAGGTCGAGGTGCGCGTCGACGAGGGCGACTGGGTCGAGGCGACGCTGGGCGACGGCGTGGGCACCGACACGTGGCGGCAGTGGTCGTACGCGTGGGACGCGACGAGCGGATCCCACAGCGTCGAGGTGCGCGCCACCGACACGACCGGCGCGACGCAGACCTCCGACGAGGCACCGCCCGCCCCCGACGGCGCGACGGGCTGGCACCGCATCAGCGTCGGCGTCGGCGTCGGCGTCGGCTGA
- a CDS encoding permease produces the protein MIVESLPFVILGIVLSIVVQVWVPPGVIERRLPRNPFARRACISFLGMALPVCECGNVPLARGLVVRGFTVPESITFLLAAPILNPITIITTHAAFGWDGWILVARLVGGFLIANVVGWLFSLHPEPDRLLTDEFRAECALPDPHAHGGARVRKSISLFGREATTIMPALVIGSLLAGLIQVAVPREVLVTLGGSPILSVLALMLLAFVVSVCSNVDAFFVLSFGSVFLPGGIVAFLVFGPVIDVKMLALMRTTYSTRTLVMITSVVALISLALGWGVNAIA, from the coding sequence GTGATCGTCGAATCGCTGCCGTTCGTGATCCTCGGCATCGTCCTGTCGATCGTCGTGCAGGTGTGGGTGCCGCCCGGCGTCATCGAGCGCCGCCTCCCCCGCAACCCGTTCGCGCGCCGCGCCTGCATCTCGTTCCTCGGCATGGCGCTGCCCGTGTGCGAGTGCGGCAACGTGCCGCTCGCCCGCGGCCTCGTGGTGCGCGGCTTCACGGTGCCGGAGTCGATCACGTTCCTCTTGGCGGCGCCGATCCTCAACCCGATCACCATCATCACGACGCACGCGGCCTTCGGCTGGGACGGCTGGATCCTCGTGGCCCGCCTCGTCGGCGGCTTCCTCATCGCGAACGTCGTCGGCTGGCTGTTCAGCCTCCACCCCGAGCCCGACCGCCTCCTCACCGACGAGTTCCGCGCCGAGTGCGCGCTCCCGGATCCGCACGCCCACGGCGGCGCCCGCGTCCGCAAGTCGATCTCGCTGTTCGGCCGCGAGGCGACCACGATCATGCCGGCGCTCGTCATCGGATCCCTGCTGGCCGGCCTCATCCAGGTCGCGGTGCCCCGCGAGGTGCTCGTCACGCTCGGCGGCAGCCCGATCCTCTCCGTACTCGCGCTCATGCTCCTGGCGTTCGTCGTCTCCGTCTGCTCCAACGTCGACGCGTTCTTCGTGCTCTCGTTCGGATCCGTGTTCCTCCCCGGCGGCATCGTCGCCTTCCTCGTGTTCGGGCCGGTCATCGACGTGAAGATGCTCGCGCTCATGCGCACCACCTACTCGACCCGCACTCTCGTGATGATCACCTCGGTCGTCGCGCTGATCAGCCTCGCGCTGGGATGGGGTGTCAATGCCATCGCCTGA
- a CDS encoding TIGR03943 family putative permease subunit, whose product MPSPDDRMPTDRRRARRRAAGGRASSTVGLVLLAACIVSTLWLTITGQLGLYIHPRYFVFTGVMAVIGLVATVAGFALRPAEAAEEHDHDHGSAALDDTAAAPARASARARASRVAVAAVVTITVVAVLVIPPRTLTQSTVTQRALNSSTVASDTAPDQELLGTSDFSTLGVKDWSQLLAQTTDPTFFTSKSVDITGFVSADPDDPDDVFYVTRFVVTCCAVDAQPVGVPVYQPGWKSTLQTDEWVRVTGPFASNPSAKSRQPLAVMPQGVEQVDQPADPYVY is encoded by the coding sequence ATGCCATCGCCTGACGACCGGATGCCGACCGACCGCCGCCGCGCCCGCCGCCGCGCCGCGGGCGGCCGCGCCTCCTCCACGGTGGGCCTCGTGCTCCTCGCGGCCTGCATCGTCTCGACGCTGTGGCTCACGATCACGGGCCAGCTCGGCCTCTACATCCACCCGCGCTACTTCGTCTTCACGGGCGTGATGGCGGTCATCGGCCTCGTCGCGACGGTCGCGGGCTTCGCGCTCCGCCCCGCCGAGGCCGCGGAGGAGCACGACCACGACCACGGATCCGCCGCCCTCGACGACACCGCCGCCGCGCCCGCACGTGCCTCCGCCCGCGCCCGCGCCTCCCGCGTGGCCGTCGCCGCCGTCGTGACGATCACGGTCGTCGCCGTCCTCGTGATCCCGCCGCGCACGCTCACCCAGAGCACCGTCACGCAGCGCGCCCTCAACTCGAGCACGGTCGCCTCCGACACCGCGCCCGACCAGGAGCTCCTCGGCACGAGCGACTTCTCGACGCTGGGCGTGAAGGACTGGTCGCAGCTGCTCGCCCAGACCACGGATCCGACCTTCTTCACCTCCAAGTCCGTCGACATCACGGGCTTCGTGAGCGCCGACCCCGACGATCCCGACGACGTCTTCTACGTGACCCGCTTCGTCGTCACGTGCTGCGCGGTCGACGCCCAGCCCGTCGGCGTCCCCGTCTACCAGCCCGGCTGGAAGTCGACGCTCCAGACCGACGAGTGGGTGCGCGTCACCGGCCCGTTCGCGTCGAACCCGAGCGCCAAGAGCCGGCAGCCGCTCGCGGTCATGCCGCAGGGCGTCGAGCAGGTCGACCAGCCCGCCGACCCGTACGTCTATTGA
- a CDS encoding PadR family transcriptional regulator: MRTHDHDDHLPSPSSAEVPADRHEPRMQHHRGGRPRIMPGHPLARGFRPGDGPGFPGFPGFPGMGGFGGPGFGPGRGRGGRGRARRGDVRLAILSLLADAPSNGYGLITGIAAKTEGAWRPSPGSVYPTLQQLVDEDLIVADESGAKSVYSLTDQGRAHVEEHQAEIDAAWAATTDKSEGEDAFQTSLMKLMGVVKPLMHDATDAQRQAAATKLDETRRALYAILAD, encoded by the coding sequence ATGCGCACCCACGACCACGACGACCACCTCCCGTCCCCCTCCTCCGCCGAGGTCCCCGCCGACCGCCACGAGCCCCGCATGCAGCACCACCGCGGCGGGCGCCCGCGCATCATGCCTGGCCACCCGCTCGCCCGCGGCTTCCGGCCCGGCGACGGCCCCGGCTTCCCCGGGTTCCCGGGCTTCCCCGGCATGGGCGGCTTCGGCGGCCCCGGCTTCGGCCCGGGCCGCGGACGCGGCGGACGGGGTCGCGCCCGCCGCGGCGACGTCCGCCTGGCGATCCTGTCCCTGCTCGCCGACGCGCCCTCGAACGGCTACGGCCTCATCACCGGCATCGCCGCGAAGACCGAGGGCGCCTGGCGGCCGAGCCCCGGATCGGTCTACCCCACGCTCCAGCAGCTCGTCGACGAGGACCTCATCGTCGCCGACGAGTCCGGCGCCAAGAGCGTCTACTCCCTCACCGACCAGGGCCGGGCCCACGTCGAGGAGCACCAGGCGGAGATCGACGCCGCCTGGGCCGCCACCACCGACAAGTCCGAGGGCGAGGACGCGTTCCAGACGAGCCTCATGAAGCTCATGGGCGTGGTGAAGCCCCTCATGCACGACGCGACCGACGCCCAGCGCCAGGCCGCGGCGACGAAGCTCGACGAGACGCGGCGCGCGCTGTACGCGATCCTCGCCGACTGA